The sequence ATTCCCCACGCTATTTCCgtttggtattggtggtCCTCGCCTGATTGAAGAGGCCGTCTCAGAATTCGGCAGCGATAGCCATGAGGGTGAAGCCGGCGAGGTagaggcggcagcagcaaatAATCTCTTGTCGTCTCGAAACATGAGCCTCCACACCTGGGCTGGCATCGTGCTGCGGCGGCATGGCGGCCGCTTTGCGACGCACCATATTTTTGCATTTCTGGTGTTCAATATGGGGGTGAGGTCCCGGAATCGCCGCGTAAGCATGCTGAGCGTAACAAGGAAGGGCTTCCGAAAAGTTGAACGCATCGTACGGTCGCTGAGTgtggagaggttggaggcgGCTAGAGTCGAGCTTGAGAGCTCGGGTGTTGCAACCGACGCGGGAGTGAAAGAGCTCCTGAGAAGCCTTTCGCTGTACGGATTTCGGCAGCCGATGTCGAGAGAACTCCGGCTAAGCATGCGGCGAAAGATCAAGTCGTTGATACTTCAACACGGCGTGCCGGCCATTTGGTTCACGTTAAACCCGAACGACATCACGAACCCAGTAAAGCTACGGCTGGCTGCGTACCGAAGCCGTGGTCcagaggaggctgaggcatTCTTGCGAGATCTGGACGTAGCGTACAAGCGTGTACGGCTGGCAATATCGGATCCCATGAGCTCAGCCCTTTTTTTCCATCGTGAGATGACGTTATTCTTCGACCACTATGTGAAGGTGGGGGAAGAGTCGGTGTTTGGACGGATTAGCCAGTACTatggtgctgttgagacGAATGAGCGCGGGGCTCTCCATCTGCACGGGCTGCTTTGGTTGCATGGGAATATGAATATGAGTTCGATATTTGCCGACGCCCAAAGTGAGAACCAGAGGACCTATCGGGAGCGAATTGTTCGGTATGTCGATAGCGTCTTCTCAGAGGTATGTGGTTATCGTGGCAGTTATTAACCTATTTACTCCGACGGAGATGCCCTAAGCTGATGTCGGCTGCAGGAACTGGACCAAGAGGGATTCtgtgccatcaaggcagagCGTTCGGTGACGGCGGATATATCCACGCTGCTGGGCAACAGTGGGCAATTATCGGGCATgttcgatgaagaagccaatttCTGCGCTGGGGCGACACAAATCCACACCCATAGCCCTACCTGTATAAAGTACTCACTGGGCAAGAAGGGTAGGAGTCGAGACCTTTGCCGCTTCAAAGCCCCCTGGCGACTGGTTGAGAAGACCGCCTTCACAGAGGATGGTGTGCTGCACATCCGGCGGAACCACGGCATGGTGAATCGGTggaacaaggccatggcggTCGGGTTGCGGCACAACCACGATATTTCCTTCATTGCGACGCAATGCAAGACCATGGCGCTTATTTATTATGTGACGAACTATGCAACGAAGGTGGAGGATCCGGTCTGGAAGCGtatcgccgccgctgcaGAGGCTCTTCCCGTCTTACAAGTGGAAGAGCAGGGCAGCCGGGCGGATACTGAGGCCGGTGCTGTATCGGAGAATGGTGGCCGAAACAAGACGCGACAATTCCTGATGAGAGTGGCAAACCGGATCTTCACAGATCGGCCACTGTCTCAGGTCGAAGTCATCGCTTATCTGCTGGGATATCCGAGCGAATTCACAAGCAACAGCGCTTGGACATTTCTGAACGTGTCGCTACTCTATTGGCACGTCTTCAAGCGATGGCGCCTTCTCCGACAGTCGAGCGGCGCggaggctgaggatgagTCCACCGAGGAGACAGTGCTCGTGGAAGAGGCGGGCCAGAGGATATCCGCTGTCGACGCTTATCAGCACCGAGGCTATGTCTTGCGGGGCCTGTGTCTATATGATTATATGTCGCTCGTACGACTCAAGCGTAAAGGTAAGGGCAAGGACTCTACACCTTGGGGCGAGGTGCCGTTCGAGAGCGGGTGGCCGTTGGCCTGCGCGTGGACCCAGACTCTGAGACGGCCAGGCAAGCATGCTACTGTTTGCCTAGACGGCTACCTCAGTATGGATTTTGCTcaggacgacgacggacCCTGCTACAGGAGGTGAGTCAGAGTGTCGATGTTCTGTCAATCCGCAGCTCGAACATGCTGACGCCTTTCACGAAGGGCTGCTGTCCAGCATCTGGCACTTTTTGTACCGTGGGAATCTTTCTTGTCGGCAGAAGATGGTGATATCAATAATATTTGGAACCGGGAGAGGGGGTTACTGCCTGGAAGACTCTCGTTCGTTGCTAACAACATTCAATTGCTCCGGCGCTCtgctgaagatgccaagcGTGACGCCAGGCAATGGGCTGCTTCGTCCGCGGACAGCGATCGCACGGACGAAGCGGTCAGTATCGGACTAAACGAATGCAACGCGGAGGCCACGGATGTATACCGGTCTGATAGTGTCGGCGATGCCACGCGTCTGATCGACGTCGTCAGAATGGCTGCGGGAGTGAGCCAGATCACTGCCGGTTCGAAGGagatcatggcatggatgcaGCAACTCTGTCGCTTCCAACAGTCATCGCTGTGCTCAAGCGACGAGCTTCGGGCCAGAGTGATAGATGAACGCGGGGTAAGAAGAATAGAATTGTCCGGGCGGCCGTTTTCGAGAGCGGAGATCCCAGCCCAGAAAGAATTGAGGGCCATTAAGTCACAGCAGACAGCTGCTTccagggagagggagaggatgatACAGGGAATACAGCATGTGGCCGATAACCGAGATAGGGCCACTACTAATCGTAGCGCAGCCATTGAGGACGTGCTGAACGGATTTGGGGAGCAAGATATCCGCGTGACAGCTGCCCACCCCAAGGGCAGGAGTCTTGATAGCAGCCCCCAGGCGAAGGTCCGGTTGGGGCCGTCAACATCCTTCCTCCAGGCAGGAAGGAGGCTGGTAGAGCTGTTCACCTTGAATAGAAGGCAATCAGTCGCCTTTCTTCTGATATGCCGACGGCTTGATTCGATACGAGGTCACGGGGCTGCCGCTGGTCAGCTCTGCGAGTTCATCGGCGGGGAGGGCGGTACCGGGAAATCACGAGTCATCGAGGCACTGGTCGAGCTATTTGCGAGTGCGGGCATCTCGAATCGTGTGCTCGTAACGGCGACGTCAGGGACAGCAGCAGCGCagatcaacggcatcacaatccaCTCAGCCTGTGGCTTTTTAAAGGACCGCGTATCGCGCGTTGGCGTATCCAGAGATATCGACGGGGCCAATTTATCGAATTCGGCAGAGCGATTTATCAACGGCCAGTCCCGAATggactggcaagagaagTATCTactcatcattgacgaggtcAGCATGCTAGGAGCGCGGACGCTGTATGCGGTGAATGAGCGGCTCTGCAGGCTCCGCGGCTGCCAGCGGGATTTTGGCGGGATTCCCATCGTTCTGTTCTGCGGGGATTTCCGCCAGTTCCGGCCTGTGCAGGAGAGATCGATCCTCCTTCCAAGCACGGCCGTGACATGGGATGAGGACACTTCGTTCGGCCCagaacaaagacaccagcatGATAGGGCCCACgcgttgtggaggaggttcaCGACGGTCGTTATGCTGGACGAACAAGTGCGCGCTGCTGGGGACCCAGAGCTGCAACAATTGCTGAAACGGATCCGACGGGGTGTGCAGAACCGCACAGATTTAGACCTCCTTAACTCTAGGTGCTACCGGGAGGATAGGCCGATTCCGTGGGAAACGGGCATTACCGTCGTGACACCGCTGAACAGGAATCGGTggaacttgaacatggaggccACTCTGTCGTTCCAGAGACAACATCGTGAGACGATGCGAATTTTCATATCCGAACACAGGTGGAAAGACGGCCAGGCgagcgaggaagaagccatcttgatgctcaACCACGGAGACAACAGCGCGATACCGGTGCCGGCGATCTTCATGTTCGTGCCCGGGATgcccatcgtcgtcaaccacaacacgcACCAGGGCCTGAAGCTGGTTAATGGAGCCAGCTACACCGCCTTGGACgtcatcctcgacaaggcgTACCCGGGCCACCGGATCTCGGCCGATACGATGCTCCACTTCGGGTCGCCGGCGGGGATTCTGCTAGCGGCGAAGACAACCCAAGAGTTCCACTTTGTCGGGATGCCGCCGGGCACAATCCTTCTGACGCCGATGAGCGTCAGCATACGAGCCCAGAGaaatcggccatggcaagtgagAGACGTGGCCCGAAAGGGCTTGCCGTGTGCAGCGGCCTTTGCGTGCACAGACTACAAGGTACAGGCAAAAACGCTAGAGCGAGTGGCACTAGAGCTGCGcgggacgaggacgacgaatgTGAACGGTCAGATGGTTGCGTCACAGTGCGATCCATACAGCCTATACGTGCAGCTATCGCGTTGCCCGTCATTAGATGGTATCATGCTTGTGTCAAAGGTGCGGGAGAGAgacctggttggcaacaCGGTGCCCGAGGACATGACTGCCGCGGAGGAGAGGCTGGAAGcgctgagcaagaagaccatgCAGGAGGCTCACGACCTGAtcggatgaggaggagcgtAGAACAAAAACCTTAGCAGACTGCACCGTGAAGCGGCGAAAAGACGCGAGTGGCGCGAAAGCAACAGACCGCGCAATGAGGGTCGTGTGTAGGTGAAGGCGGAGAGCGGAGGGTCCGGTGACGGTCAGTGATCAAACGAGATAAACGCCCGTAAACGAGATAAAAACCCATAAAAAAACCCCCCCCCAGAAGGGAGGGAACCAGTGAGACGTGACAGTGACTGACCAACAGTGACTGACCAAacaaatgatgacaagggACGCTTAATCAACGACCAATGAGAAGGCAGGTTATGGTCCTGGGGCGGGGCATAAGACCTTTCGtctcttcgttcctcaaggcacGGAGTACAAGTCGGCCATTCCACGATCACGGAGACATGGTCTACGGTTTGATAGCATATCATAACTACAGTACACCCCTGCAGCCTGGAAGAGGTCTGTATTGTTTCACTAGGCATCCCTGTTGTACATCTCGACTTGACATCCCAACTCTAGCAAAGTCAGTGAGTCTTCTACAAGCTGACCCATCTCACCCTAGACTCAGAGCCAGGAAACTGATGAGACGGGGAAGCAGGGTCCTATTGAAGTAGTATCAGGTCAAATGTTCTATGGCAATAACACTTAAACCGAAAACGTGAGTACGTGACTGATTATATTTTCCAGAGTCCACAGTATACAGCCAAACACATTTGCACGTATGCTCACGTTCTGCCATCTATGCGCTTACTACACCTCTCGCAGCTGGGCAAATGGCTTATCAGGCCTTCTAAAGATTTTCTCGGTCGCACTCATACTCTTGAAATCTTCCGGCAACTCCAGAAACTCCAAATTCAAGATAAGCAGCGTTACAACAATGCGAAACTCCATATATGCAAGTTTGCGTCCTGATCGAAGGCAACAACGATTGGCATTGCGTAAAATGGGTATATCCAATTGTTGATTCGAGAAAGACGTACCAGAGCAGCCCCTGTaaccgccaccaaatgaaatATTCGGTAGCGCATAGGCATTGAACACGTCTTCGCCAGTTTTATCATTTTTCACCAGCCATCGCCTGGGCTCAAATCTTCCAATGTCGCGGCCAGCGCTCTCCTGGAGGCCATCTCCGTGCCTGACTGCGGCTGCCTTGCTACCAGCAGCACGCTTCAACTCGTCAACAGGAGCAGGTGTGCGATTGATATGGTAGTTCATAAAGATCTCGGCGAATTTTGTATCTTACAGCCTAGGATCTCTGTGTCTACGATGGCTTGGCGGAGATTACCCTTTGCAACACCAGCCAGACGGAAGCCTTCTTCACATGTCGCGTCGAGGTAGGGAATTTGCGTTGAAATGATTTCCTCAACTGAAGGTTGCTTAGAGCCATGGAAAGCATTTTTAAAGGTTTACACGTAATTCTGTCTAGACGCCTAGGTATGCTTCCATACATCTGACGAACCAACGTAAGCGCCTTAGCAGTAGGATCGTGACACTGGAAGATCTTGTAAGACAGACAGCTCTGGTTCCCCATACTGCGTGGCATACCCCAGCAAGCATCACAAACACCTCATCCAACATATTCGGATTCTTGGTCGGATCAGTCAGAGCCCGCTGTTCCTTCTTGGGTTCTCGTATCTGTCGCCTAAGAACAAAATCCATCATACAAGTATCATATTCGTCGGCCTCCAACTTGCCCATCTCAAGACGCTTGAATCGATCCACTGCCTTCTTCATTGCTGAGCTGATTTCGCTGGTCACAGTGGATCGAAACTTGCGATACCGTGGAGTATACGTCTCCAATTTGCGCCCATTTAGGAACGGGAGTATTCGAATTTCTCGCTATGGTTTGTCCAATGTGGGCTACCTCCTCCCTAAGGAAGACACTTGGAGGATGAGGtccatcttcctcgtccccGTCGCCCGAGATTTGGcgctgcagcttcttgatctcGAACCTGGTCATACCCGGCTcctcgccaacaacagctACCCAAATAGCATCCAGTATTGCATTCTGAAAGTCATCAAATACGCTAATTGGCTCATCTTTGTACACGGTAGACGCCTTGAGCTTCCAGAGGTGTATCAGTTCGAGAGTGGCCTTATGGATATTAGGAGCGGCAGCCCTACGAAGGCATTCGGTGTTCGTCACATCGGCCCACAAGCGCTTTTAGGCCTTCAATTTCGGCGTCCTGTACTGGCTAATAGAAGCATGTGGGAACATGGTAGAAAATATGTCAATAGCATGGgtgccttgtcaaactcctTGCTGCGGCGAAGGATGATGTTCTCAATTTC is a genomic window of Pochonia chlamydosporia 170 chromosome Unknown PCv3seq00010, whole genome shotgun sequence containing:
- a CDS encoding ATP-dependent DNA helicase PIF1 (similar to Metarhizium robertsii ARSEF 23 XP_007826642.1), which translates into the protein MNSWGTSLHGVPERVYGCMERNEPSAWEKTRTAHVVPPTERGMDDEESLEIGEVLAALNQGEDVSDGRCQEPKGSEMDDRDRGKEAERQHFADPINEVTSSGMFTLDGPPDVADAEKLRFVRDAVGKGAFGDQIGPGAWVGSAHGRQRKAVEPYVQICRGNEFADSFDAFFFAKTFPTLFPFGIGGPRLIEEAVSEFGSDSHEGEAGEVEAAAANNLLSSRNMSLHTWAGIVLRRHGGRFATHHIFAFLVFNMGVRSRNRRVSMLSVTRKGFRKVERIVRSLSVERLEAARVELESSGVATDAGVKELLRSLSLYGFRQPMSRELRLSMRRKIKSLILQHGVPAIWFTLNPNDITNPVKLRLAAYRSRGPEEAEAFLRDLDVAYKRVRLAISDPMSSALFFHREMTLFFDHYVKVGEESVFGRISQYYGAVETNERGALHLHGLLWLHGNMNMSSIFADAQSENQRTYRERIVRYVDSVFSEELDQEGFCAIKAERSVTADISTLLGNSGQLSGMFDEEANFCAGATQIHTHSPTCIKYSLGKKGRSRDLCRFKAPWRLVEKTAFTEDGVLHIRRNHGMVNRWNKAMAVGLRHNHDISFIATQCKTMALIYYVTNYATKVEDPVWKRIAAAAEALPVLQVEEQGSRADTEAGAVSENGGRNKTRQFLMRVANRIFTDRPLSQVEVIAYLLGYPSEFTSNSAWTFLNVSLLYWHVFKRWRLLRQSSGAEAEDESTEETVLVEEAGQRISAVDAYQHRGYVLRGLCLYDYMSLVRLKRKGKGKDSTPWGEVPFESGWPLACAWTQTLRRPGKHATVCLDGYLSMDFAQDDDGPCYRRAAVQHLALFVPWESFLSAEDGDINNIWNRERGLLPGRLSFVANNIQLLRRSAEDAKRDARQWAASSADSDRTDEAVSIGLNECNAEATDVYRSDSVGDATRLIDVVRMAAGVSQITAGSKEIMAWMQQLCRFQQSSLCSSDELRARVIDERGVRRIELSGRPFSRAEIPAQKELRAIKSQQTAASRERERMIQGIQHVADNRDRATTNRSAAIEDVLNGFGEQDIRVTAAHPKGRSLDSSPQAKVRLGPSTSFLQAGRRLVELFTLNRRQSVAFLLICRRLDSIRGHGAAAGQLCEFIGGEGGTGKSRVIEALVELFASAGISNRVLVTATSGTAAAQINGITIHSACGFLKDRVSRVGVSRDIDGANLSNSAERFINGQSRMDWQEKYLLIIDEVSMLGARTLYAVNERLCRLRGCQRDFGGIPIVLFCGDFRQFRPVQERSILLPSTAVTWDEDTSFGPEQRHQHDRAHALWRRFTTVVMLDEQVRAAGDPELQQLLKRIRRGVQNRTDLDLLNSRCYREDRPIPWETGITVVTPLNRNRWNLNMEATLSFQRQHRETMRIFISEHRWKDGQASEEEAILMLNHGDNSAIPVPAIFMFVPGMPIVVNHNTHQGLKLVNGASYTALDVILDKAYPGHRISADTMLHFGSPAGILLAAKTTQEFHFVGMPPGTILLTPMSVSIRAQRNRPWQVRDVARKGLPCAAAFACTDYKVQAKTLERVALELRGTRTTNVNGQMVASQCDPYSLYVQLSRCPSLDGIMLVSKVRERDLVGNTVPEDMTAAEERLEALSKKTMQEAHDLIG